AAGTGTTTAAAGGTCTGCATCTGCTCCCAGAAAAAGCGGGTCATGGTTTCCTGGTCAGCCGGATTCAGAATGCCCAACCTAATCGCCTGCCCATTTAGACGGCTGATCTGGGCTGGGGTAGCCAAATAGTTGCTAAGTTGTTGCCGAACCTGATTGCTAGCCTGGGTACTCAGTTGGGTCGCCAGATCAGTCACCGCCTTCTGGCCATTGCGGAAGGAAAGATAGCCCACCAAGCCAACCATTACAACAATTTGCAGGACAAAAGGGACTACTAGGGTTGTCCGTAGTCGTAATTTAGGCATGGCAGGTAAGTGCGGCATGGTGCTTCGCTAGCTCTCAAGGATCACTCCAAAACCCGTTGGCTTCAGGGATAACGACTCCAAGCGCGATCGTCGCCAGGGTTTGACTCCAGAACAACTCCCCCACAGAGTGGCAGCGAAACAGCCCAAAGACTTTTGCCTGCGCAATCCCCCTTAGCAGTGTGTGTGTCGGTAAATGGTTGCTCAACCATGACTCCTTGCCGGATAACATTTTTGCTCAGTTGGTGTTATACCCCTGGGGCTTGATCGCGGTAGGGTCTTTATTCTAGCAAGCCTAATCTCACCCCTCCCATCCCACCCCTTGGGGTTTTCAACGGTACAAACCCTCCTTAGGCCATCATGCGATGGGCACTTAGCCTTGATTGCCTTAAGTTTAGCAGTAAGACATTTATCCTTGTTGACTATCCAAAAACCGGAGCTTTTCAACAATTCTAGGCCATAAAAGTTGATTTTCTTAAAGTTGATTTTCTTAACGAATAGATTCCCGATCGCATCACTGCCTGCCACACGATCACCGATCCGGAATCACCTGCTAATGAAATCAGCTTCTCGATCAGGTTAAAAATAGCTAGGATCTAGCATACTTGATAGTCAGCAAGTCGTATTCTTATTGTTTAATTGTCTGCTTAAAAGCGGAGTCGGATTGCCTAGTTCGGATGGAAGCGAGTCATCTATCACAACACTATTACAAAAATCCAAATGTTCACCTAACTTTCACCTAACTGTTCACCTAACTTCTTAACTAACCTCCTACTGGTGTCGCGATCGAGCGAACCATGAGGAAAAGTCTAGTCCGATTGCGGCGGTATCCCTGTCACTAACTTAAGTTAGTGACACGAGCCTATCTCCCACCTCCTTTTGCGCCCTTGCAGTCAGCGATATCTATCCTCTTGTTAAGCACCCTTCTTGTTATGTGCTATTGAGGCACTGAGAGTACTGTAAATTGAAACATAAGCTCTGGTTGGTTGACAAATCCTTTCCCCTTTCACGAGGAGAGGACAGGAAACAGGAAACAGAGACAGTCGATCAGTTGCCCTGACTTCTCCCTGCTCTATCCTCACTCCTAAATTCCTTATCCAACCAGGGGCGAAGTTTACCTAAAACCTTCACCCCAACCCCTCTCCCCCTTTGGTAGAGGGTTAGGGTGAGGGTAGTCTGAGTGTTGTCAGTCAATCAGAACATCAGCCTTATCAATGCAAATTTTATTAAAGAAAAGAAAAGAAAAGATAAGTCTTGTCCTGATAAACAGCCTTCTTACCTCCACTAGGTCAGTTCAACACCCAAACTTCACCACCGCAGAAAAGCCTAAGGGAGAATAGTGATAGGTAACCAAGTGTTGTCAACTATTCTCCCTCAAATCGTGCGTTGATTCCAAAGACTACTTCGGCATCGACGTTTTCCATTAAAGCAACCAAATGTGGAAAAGTTGTGGAGTCCTGGCTGGCCGACCCAGCCGGCAATCGATGTTGAGTAGCACAGGCCCCCCACCCAAGATTGGTGACGATTCGACGGCCACTGAGCGATCAGCGGCTGTGCCACCCCCCAAGTATCTATCAAAATTCAGTCTTTTCACTGAGTCAGGTTCAGTATTTTCACGTAAGTAGGGATGGATCGGCTGGAAGGCGGTTAAGGTACCTGTGATGCTTCCCAGTACTGCTCTACCTGGGCTTGATCCAGATCCCGGCCAATCAACACCAATCGGGTTTGGCGAACCTCATCTGCCCGCCAGGGCCGATCGTAGAAATAATCAAACCGGGGGCCGACCCCTTGCAACACCAACCGCATGGGCTTGCCGGGCACGGTTACAAAACCCTTGATCCGATAAATTTCCATCGTTTGGACGAGGTGCGTGAGGCGATCGACCAAGGGTTTTGGCTCGAAGGCACGATCGCTCTGGAGATAGACTGCATTGATGTGATCGTCGTGCTCGTGATCTTCCTCCGTATCGTGGTGGCTGGGGCGTTGCTCCAGGTTGTCTTCAACGGCTGCATTAAAACCCAGGAGGAGTTCGGATTCAATTTGGCCCTGGTGGCAGGGAAGCACCCGTACACCCGCCGGGATCTGATCGGCTAACCAAGTTTGGACTTGGGTAATCGTAGCGGCCTCCAGACGATCAGTTTTCGTCAATAACACCAGATCGGCACAATTGAGCTGATCTTCAAAGAGTTCGGCGATCGGGGTTTCGTGTTCCAGGTTGGGATCAGCCTGTCGTTGGGCTTCCAGTTGCGTCAGATCGCCGACCAACTGCCCAGCGGCCAGTGCCTCCCCATCAACGACCGCAATTACCCCATCCACGGTTGCCCCTGTACGAATTTCTGGCCAGCGGAAGGCTTGTACTAGGGGTTTGGGGAGGGCCAGACCAGAGGTTTCGATCAGGATGCAGTCGATGTGATCGCGCTGTTTTAGCAGGGCTTGCATCGCGGGGAGAAATTCCTCCTGAACCGTGCAGCATAGGCAACCATTGGTTAGTTCAACAATCTGGGGGACGGTTGGGGTCGGATGGGTCCCACCCTTGGCCTGACCATTGGCTTCCGGCTCGACCGCAGAGTCCTCGCAGATTTGACAGGCGCGCAGCAGTTCCCCATCAATACCAACTTCCCCAAATTCGTTGACCAGCACAGCAATCCGGCGACCTGCTGGGTGTTGGAGCAAGTGGCGTATGAGGGTGGTTTTCCCGGCTCCCAGGAAGCCCGTAATCACGGTAACGGGAATTTTATGCATCTTAAAAATTGGGTTAATGGCGTTAGATGGTCACAATTCAGGGTATCTCCTCCGCCAATCCCTGCGCTTAGCTAGCAATAGGTGGGGGGAGTTGACGCAGGCGATCGCCGTAAATGTCAATTTTGAGATCGGGATCATTGCGTTGTGCCAGCGATCGTTGGACTTGGCCAAGGATCAAGGGTTGGGAGATACCCGGTTGTGGGTGGAGAATGGTGCGAGCGCGGATAGTGAGTTTGGCATCATTCTGACTACCGCGACCGAGGGAGTAGAGGTCACTGGCCGCCTGCTGGAGGGTGGCCTCTAATTCAGACCGCGTAATCGTATTGGGGACGCTGATCACGGCCTGGTTGGCCCCATTGTCATAGACAACCACATAGCGGACTGCGCCAGGAACACTGGTGCGGGCAATGGGAAAGAGGCTGAGGGCGAACAGGCCAGTGGTTAACACGAGCATAAAGCCCGTAGTCCCCACTAGCCGGAAGCGAATTCCCCACTTTAGGGCAAAGCTAATCCCGGCCACAACCGCACACACAATCGTCAAGATCCCCGCCCATTGGGTCAGGGTCAGAAAGGTTTCTGGACTGAGGGTCATCATAGCGTTTGATCGCGCTCCCTTAGCGATGGCTTTCTCACTATATATAGTCATTACAATTTAGGCTGAAACAGCACCCTCACCCCCCCTCTCTCCCTCACTGGGAGGAGGGAGTCAAAAATTGTATCGTTCTTATTTGAATTTACCATATTTCTGATTTCTGTACGGATATTTCTAAATGGGGATCTCTCAATGGCTTAACAATTCCCCATTCCCTGTTGCCTGTTCCCCGTTCCCTATTCCCTATTCCCTATTCCCTCAAGCCTCCTCCCCTTCATTACTAACGTAGCCCTCCTCAGGGGTTACGGCCTGAGGTTCGAGGGCGGCTCGCAGCGTATGCCAGGACAGGGTGGCACATTTGATCCGTACAGGGAACTGGGCAACGCCTTGCATCACATTGAGTTTACGCAGTTCCTTGGGAAATTCTGCCTCCCCCTTCATCATGCGTTGGAAACGCTGCACCATTTCTAACGCTTCGGCAACGGTCTTACCGCGCAGGGCTTCGGCCATCAGGTCAGCAGACGCGATCGCGATCGCGCACCCTTCACCCTCAAATTTGACATCGGCAATCCGGCTCTCTCCATTGTCCGCATCCGGTGGGGCAAGGTGCACGGTCAGTTCGATCGTATCGCCGCAGGAAGGGTTATGGCCGCGTTGCTGGCGATCAATGGGATTGGTTTTGCCTTTGTGGCGCGGTTTTTTGTAGTGGTCAAGGATGACCTGTTGGTAGAGGTCGCGCAGGTTGCCCAGGGTCATGGCCTGTCAAGTTTTGTCCCGTCAAGGTTTGTCCAGTTTGCCTCTCTGATCCTAGCAGGGCTGACTCCCCTCTTGGAGACAGAAAGAGACCCGTTTCCGTGCAGACAGCATGTAGGGGACGATCCCACGGGTCAATTGGGAGGCTAGGCACATAGGCGTTGTCAAATACCAGCCCGATCGTCGGTTGGGTTTGCCAGTCCGGATCCGCCAGCAGGCGATCGTAGTAGCCACCGCCATACCCCAGACGATAACCCCGGCGATCGCAGGCTACCGCCGGAATGAGGATCAAATCGATATCGGCGGGATAGAGGCGCGGTGCGGTGGGCAGGGGTTCTTGAATGCCATAGGGTCCGCTTATCAGAGGATCAGCGGGTGACCAATGATGCCAGATCAATGTGTTGTCTTGGCAGCGGGGGCAGCCCCAGCAGCGATCGGTACTGGCGATCATTAGGGGCATGAGGTCCGGTTCCTGGCGAATGCTGAAGTAGGCTAGAATGGTTCGCGCCCGTTGAAACCACGGCGACGATCGCAGGTGGTCGCAAATTTGCTGGCTTTTGCGCTGCCATTCGTTGAGAGACAAGGCCCGCCGCTGCTGTAGCCATTGGCGCCGCAGAATGGATTTGGACACGAGAGATGACATAACGGGATCAGCCAATATCCTCTAGGTTGGGCGGGTTTACAAAGGTGTTCGGTTTCTAGGAGAGAGTTGAGGGCAACCCGCCCCTACAAAGATGTGATAACGCATCAATCCCATGCGTCAATTTGAGGGATCAAGAGACATCAACCTTCATGGGTACTCGTGGGTACTCGTGGGTACTCGTGAGTACTTATGGGTACTCATGGGTCAAATAGGTATAACGGCTTAGACTGCGTTCATAGTTCGAGAGCAATAACTGGGATTCCTGAAGCGTAATCCGATGATCTTGCAGGGCTTGCTCCGTTTGTTTACGGATATTTTCTACCAGATCTTCCGAGTTATATTGCACATAACTCAGAACCTCAGTCATGGTATCCCCTTTAACAACATGTTCAATAGCATACCCCTTAGGGGTAAGCTTAATATGAATCGCATTGGTATCGCCAAACAGGTTATGGAGATTACCCATAATTTCCTGATAGGCTCCTCCCAAAAAAAGACCTAGATAGTAGGGTTCACCAGGTTTGAGCGGATGCAATTCCAGCACTGATTTCACATCCCGCAGATCAATAAATTGATCGATTTTGCCATCACTATCGCAGGTGAGATCTGCGAGGGTGGCTCGTTCTGTCGGTTCTTCATCCAGACGGTGAATTGGCATGATCGGAAAAAGTTGATCAATAGCCCAACTATCCGGTACCGATTGGAAGACGGATAAATTGATGTAGTAAATCGATGCCATGATTTTTTCCAAATCTTCCAGATCATCGGGCACATAGTCCTGTTGACGGACAATCTGTTGAATCTTACGACAACAGGCCCAGTATAACCGTTCTGCCTTGGCCCGATCGCGCAAACTTAGATACCCAAATGCAAACAGACTAATCGCCTCTTCCTTAAATTGGGTAGCATCATGGTAGGCTTCTTGATAATTCTCTTCACTGATGGACTGATAGGTTTCGTAGAGATTGCGCACAATCAGATGATCCCCACTCTGCACCGGATCGGGCGTTTCAGTCGGGACTTCACTAATCCCTAAAACGTCAAAAATCAAGACCGATTGATGGGAGGCGATCGCGCGTCCACTTTCGCTAATCAGGGTTGGTACAGTAATCGCCTGTCCCTCACAGGCTTCCTTAACTTCTGCCACGATGTCATTGGCGTAGTTTTGCATATTGTAGTTTTTCGAGGCATGGAAGTTAGTTTTGGAGCCGTCGTAATCAACCCCCAGCCCTCCCCCAACGTCAAGGTAGCGCATATCAGCACCCAGCTTGGCTAGCTGAACGTAAATCTGACTCGCTTCCCGAATGGCATCTTTAATCACACTAATGGCCGAAATTTGCGAGCCAATGTGAAAATGTAATAGTTGTAAACAGTGCAGCAACCCCGCTTCCCGTAACTGCTCAACCGCATCCAGGATTTCGGGAATCGTTAGCCCAAATTTAGCCCGATCGCCCGTGGAGCATCCCCAACGCCCCACGCCCTTACTGCTGAGTTTGGCCCGGACCCCGACGATCGGTTCAATCTTCAACTTGCGACTGGCTGCAATCACTAGGGGGACCTCTTCCACCTGCTCTAGGACAATAATCGACAACTTGCCCAACCGTTGAGCCAGCATCGCTGTTTCAATATATTCCCGATCTTTATAGCCATTACAAATCAGCAAGGCTCCTGGCGTATCCAACAGCGACAGGGCAATCAGTAACTCTGGCTTTGATCCGGCTTCCAGACCAAACTGGTGAGGCTTACCAAAGCGTACTAAATCTTCCACTAAATGGCGGTGTTGGTTACATTTAACCGGAAATACCCCCTGATAGGTACCCGCATAGCTGTAGCGGGCGATCGCCTTGGCAAAACACGCATTTAACCGTTCAATCCGATCTTCCAAAATGTCAGAGAAACGAATCAATAGCGGCAGTTCCAAGTTGCGCTGCTTAAGCGCATTGACCAATTCAAACAGGTCTAATGACCCCCCGCGATCGGCCTTGGGGGAAACCGTCACATGGCCGGCGGCATTGATCGAAAAGTATGGCTCGCCCCAACCATTGATACGATAAAGTTCCTCACTGTCCTCGATCGTCCATGCCGAGGTGGCTAACCCAGGTACTGATGTCGATCGCGCCGCTCCATCTGTAACCAGCAGCGATGGCACATCCCCATTCTCCTGAGCAACAGCCGTCGATTGTTCCAACTTTGAACCCATGTACGCAATCTCCCTCGCCTATGCGACCGACTGTCAGTGTATCGTATCTATATTTGCCCAGTCTTAGTGAGTCGCCAGGAGCACAGTGTCGTGGAAAGAACGTTTATTGCCATTAAACCCGACGGCGTTCAACGGGGATTAGTGGGGGAGATCATTGGCCGTTTTGAGCGCAAAGGCTTCACCTTGGTGGGCCTCAAGCTCCTCAATGTAAGCCAGGAACTGGCCGAATCCCACTATGCCGTTCACCGGGAACGCCCCTTCTTTAAAGGCTTGGTGGAATACATTACGTCTGGTCCGGTAGTCGCAATGGTGTGGGAAGGCGATGGGGTCGTCGCTGCCGCCCGCAAGTTGATCGGGGCCACCAATCCCCTAACGGCAGAACCCGGTACGATTCGGGGCGATTTGGCCATCAACATCGGTCGTAACCTCATTCACGGCTCGGATGCGATCGAGACCGCCCAACAGGAAATCGGCCTCTGGTTTACCGACGCCGAACTGGTGGGCTGGGAACCGACCCTCAGCCCCTGGCTCCATGAATAACCCTGGGGCGCGGGATTAGAAAGATTCACGCAGATTCACGCCATTGACCATCAATCCCAATTGTTTAACTGCTTGATGGCTGCATAAGTGAACCTCGCGGGTGAGATAAGAAAGTCTAAAGCTTGTCTCGCTGCAAATCTGGCAACCTAAATTTGATGGGTTGGGTTAAACACAGAGCAACCCAACCCATTGAATCGCTTGGGCCTTGCAGGCTCGACACCCACCTGCCATCCCTGATTTCCATCCCGGCATCGCTTACCACCAGCCTGCCCACTGCATCAATTCCCCCCACGAACGGGTAGTCATTTCACCGCTAATTACCGCCATAACCAAGGGAGATTTCCGAAACATTTGGCAAAAATACTTAATGTTTTTTAATATAGAGAAAGCGGTCTAGCGGGGGTTAAGACATTAGTTGTGCTAGGAACCCTACCATTTCCAGGACAAGCCCAAGGTGGCGAACGGCTCCTGAGCCAGGTGGTCACGCGGGCGATCGCGGCCCTGTTTCGGCGTACCGAGCACCTGGAGGCCACGGTGCGGGTGGAGCCAATGGCCAAGCTCTTGCAGGGCAGCGTCGATGGCTTTGAGCTGCTCGGCAAGGGGATGTTGATGTACAACGGCCTGCGCATCGAGGCGATGGAGTTGTACCTGGAGGCTGTGGCGATCGACTTTGGCGGTATCCTGCGCGGCCAAGTGCATCTGCGCCAACCCACCCAGGCAACGATGCGGGTGGTGTTAACGGAAGCCGATTTGACCACTGCGTTTAATACGCCCTTTGTGGTAGAAAAATTGCAGCGGCTCCAGTACGAGGGAAAACCGCTCTATTTCCGCGAGACAGTGATGACGATCGATGGCGAGACGAAATCGCTGCGGCTGCAAACCCAGATCCAGGTGGGCAATGCCGATCAACCGCTGGCGGTCGATTTAACGACCCAGTTAGCCATCGAAGCCCGTCGGAAGTTACAGTTTGTTGAGGTGGAATATCGAGGGGAACCCGCGGCGATTGCCCTGGGGCAAGCCCTGATTGCCCATGTCAACCAACTGCTGGATTTAGACAAATTCGCCCTAGACGGAACCCAGCTACGGGTCGATCGCGCTCGCATTCAGCCTCACACGATCGTCTTCTACGGCACGGCTCGGATTGACCACTTTCCCCAGAGCAAACGGCAGGCCGCCTAAATCGGGCAAAGTGTGATACGCTTTGTTACGATAAGTAACGACTCGCCCATTCCGGTCTAACGCGGGTCAATGGCAATCATCCCATCTGGGGATATCCCCGGTGTGGCTGCCATTTCGTTTTATCCGTTCACTGCTCTTTGGCTGGCCCAGACGATTGATTTGGGATAAGGGCACCCCAGGAGCACAATCATTGTTAAGGACTCTATGACCTTTGAAACCCTCGGCCTTTCGACCGAAATTCTTCGTGCTGTCGCCGATCAGGGCTATAGCGAACCGACGCCTATTCAGCAGCAAGCGATCCCCCTAATTTTGCAAGGCCGGGATCTGCTGGCCAGCGCCCAAACAGGAACCGGTAAGACAGCCAGCTTTACGCTACCCCTGCTGCACCGCTTGGGCAGTAACCGTCGTCCCCAACGCCGCTCTTCCTCGCCACGGGCCTTGATCCTGGTACCGACCCGTGAGTTGGCAGCCCAGGTAGGGGAGAGTGTCCAAGCCTATGGTCAATATCTCCCCATGCGATCGGCGATCGTTTATGGGGGGGTGAAGATTGGCCCCCAAATTCAAAAGCTACGGCGCGGCGTTGACATCCTAATTGCCACTCCCGGTCGTCTGCTCGATCACCTCGGCCAGGGTACCGTTACCCTGGAGCAAGTGGAAATGCTGGTGTTGGATGAGGGCGATCGGATGCTCGACATGGGCTTCCTGCCGGATATTCGTAAGATTCTGGCGCAATTGCCCCAAACTCGGCAAACAATGCTGTTCTCAGCGACCTTCTCCCCAGCAGTGAAGAAACTGGCAGCAGATCTGCTGACTGATCCGGTCCAAGTGGAAGTGGCGCCCCACAATACAGCGGCGGAGACGGTGGAGCAACTGATTCATCCGGTCGATCGCCACCGCAAGCGGGAACTGTTGTCCCACATGATTGGCTACCGCAACTGGGGCCAAGTTTTGGTCTTCACCCGGACCAAGCACGGCGCCAACCGGCTAGCGGAACAGTTGGCGAAGGATGGTCTGAAAACCGAGGCAATCCACGGCAACAAGAGCCAAGCGGCCCGATCGCGTGCTCTGGCCAAGTTTAAGCAGGGAGCAGTTCAGGTGTTGGTGGCGACCGATATCGCGGCCCGGGGTCTGGATATTGATCACCTGCCCCACGTGGTAAATTTTGAACTGCCGATGGTGCCGGAGGACTATGTGCACCGCATTGGTCGCACGGGTCGCGCCGGTAAGGCAGGGCAAGCCATCTCCCTGGTTAGTCCGGAAGAGTATACGCTGCTGAAGGGGATTGAACGCCTGCTCAAGCGCAATCTCCCCAAGGATGTGGTGCCGGGATATGAGCCGACCACTCCCCTCCCTGCGGGGGTGGAAATGTGCAGTCGCAAGCGTTCACCGCATCCCCGTTATCGAGGTAATCGTGACCAAGGGCGGGGAGTGACTCGTCCGACACGACTCCCGGAAGGAGACCTGATGCGATCGTCGCGATCGTCGGTCCCAGTGAAACCGGCCAAGGTGCCAACGCCGCGCTTCTCGGGCACAGATGCGGCGCGATCGTCGGATAAGCACATGCATTCTGCCTAGACCCTAGCTAGGGTCTAATCTGAAGTTGAGGGTAACCGGGGTATTTTGACAAGCGGTTGCCCTGTTTTCATTTTTGGGAAGGGCTGCCTTCACTGGGAGCCATAACTTGCAACAACTGCTCAACCACATGTTGCCAGGTAAACCGCTCCCGGACAAAGGCAGGTCCCCGTTGCCGCGCCTGGGCCATAAACGCTGAATGCTCGATCGCCGTTTGCATCAAACTGATTAAATGCTCTAGGTCCGGGAACAAGCCATAGCGCTCCTCCCCCTCCAACTCGATCGCCCGCCGTTGGCTCTTAATCGTCAAGGCAAAATCAGGATGGGTAAAATCATCCGTGGGACCCCCCTGGGTACAAATGACCGGCAATCCGCACGCTGCGGCTTCTAAGACCGGCAAATTAAACCCCTCAGCCACATAGGGAGCCACATAGACATCTGCCGCCTGGTACAACTTCGCCACCTCGGCAAAAGCGAGCGTATCCCCCATATATTGACACCGAGGCCGCACGCGATCGGCTTCTGCGGTACTCAAGATTGCCCGACTACTGGCCGCGATCGACTGACGCGAGCCGAAAATGGCCTCCCGGCCCTTTAAAACTAACCTGGCCTGGGGATAGTGCTGGACAATCTGGGCAAATGCCTTCAGCAGCAACCCAATCCCCTTCCGATTGCTCATCACACTGACGTTGAGAAAGACAAACTCATCCTGCCAGCCCAACTGGCAACGCAACGCTTGCCGCTCAGCTTCCTCCACAGGATGGTAGAGGTCAGGATCAAACCCGTGGGGAATAATCACAATGCGATCGGGATCAATTCCACTGAAGACCAGCCCGGCCTGTGACCACACCGAGGGCGTCACGATCGTGACCCTGGGGTCTAAAACCAGATCTTTGAGGGACGCGATCTTCATCGCCCGTTGCATCACCGCTGTGACCTTGCCCCACTCCGTTACGGCACAGACCAGCGTCCGCTGCGAGGGAGCGGCTGCAAAATTAAAGGGGCCATAGAGACGGAGGGTGGCATCAGCAACTTGACCCGGTTGCGGGGCAGGGATCGCCGCGATCGCCGCTTCCTGTTCTGGTCTCATCAGCCCACGCACGGGTTGCCAATCCGCGACGGCAAAGGGTGCATCCTGATGGAACAGTTCTAGCTGGGGATACGCTTGCAGGGCGAGTAATTGAAACTGGTTGACGATCGCATAGGAGTGGGGGATAAACCGCCAGCCTTCGACAATAAGTTGCATGGTGAATGAGTTGAGCTAACTGCGTCGCCAACCGAAAAAACTCTCTAGGACATTCTGCCAGAAGGAACTGTGTTGTAACCGTTGTGCCTGCCACTGGGCGGCGGTTTGGCTGACAACGGCAGCCAGGGCTACCCCCGGAATGGTCAAATCAGCGGGGAGAGAGGGGGTTCCCTGGGCAAGGGCAGAGACCTTGAGGCCCTGACGCAGGGCAAGGACGATCGGCGCGATCAAACTGGTGGCCCCTGGTCCCACTAAATGGGCACCCAGGAGTTTACCGTTGCGGTGGACAACGAGTTTGCAAAAACCGCTCGTGCTGGCTCGCACCTGGGCCGCCGCGATCGTCGCAAAGGACTGTTGCAACACCCACACCTGATCCTGGCCATAGCGACGATAGGCTTGGGCTGGCAGGAGACCGATACTGGCCACTTCGGGTTGGGTCAGAATCAGTTGGGGAACCGCTTGGGTAGGCGTGCGCCGCCACGGCCAAAACAGGGCATTACACAGGGCCACCCGCACGTATTGACGCAGCGCTTCCTCGGAGTCGGTTTGATGGCAGCCGTAAATC
This DNA window, taken from Trichothermofontia sichuanensis B231, encodes the following:
- the cobW gene encoding cobalamin biosynthesis protein CobW, coding for MHKIPVTVITGFLGAGKTTLIRHLLQHPAGRRIAVLVNEFGEVGIDGELLRACQICEDSAVEPEANGQAKGGTHPTPTVPQIVELTNGCLCCTVQEEFLPAMQALLKQRDHIDCILIETSGLALPKPLVQAFRWPEIRTGATVDGVIAVVDGEALAAGQLVGDLTQLEAQRQADPNLEHETPIAELFEDQLNCADLVLLTKTDRLEAATITQVQTWLADQIPAGVRVLPCHQGQIESELLLGFNAAVEDNLEQRPSHHDTEEDHEHDDHINAVYLQSDRAFEPKPLVDRLTHLVQTMEIYRIKGFVTVPGKPMRLVLQGVGPRFDYFYDRPWRADEVRQTRLVLIGRDLDQAQVEQYWEASQVP
- a CDS encoding Ycf51 family protein — translated: MTIYSEKAIAKGARSNAMMTLSPETFLTLTQWAGILTIVCAVVAGISFALKWGIRFRLVGTTGFMLVLTTGLFALSLFPIARTSVPGAVRYVVVYDNGANQAVISVPNTITRSELEATLQQAASDLYSLGRGSQNDAKLTIRARTILHPQPGISQPLILGQVQRSLAQRNDPDLKIDIYGDRLRQLPPPIAS
- the sufU gene encoding Fe-S cluster assembly sulfur transfer protein SufU, translated to MTLGNLRDLYQQVILDHYKKPRHKGKTNPIDRQQRGHNPSCGDTIELTVHLAPPDADNGESRIADVKFEGEGCAIAIASADLMAEALRGKTVAEALEMVQRFQRMMKGEAEFPKELRKLNVMQGVAQFPVRIKCATLSWHTLRAALEPQAVTPEEGYVSNEGEEA
- a CDS encoding 5-formyltetrahydrofolate cyclo-ligase encodes the protein MSSLVSKSILRRQWLQQRRALSLNEWQRKSQQICDHLRSSPWFQRARTILAYFSIRQEPDLMPLMIASTDRCWGCPRCQDNTLIWHHWSPADPLISGPYGIQEPLPTAPRLYPADIDLILIPAVACDRRGYRLGYGGGYYDRLLADPDWQTQPTIGLVFDNAYVPSLPIDPWDRPLHAVCTETGLFLSPRGESALLGSERQTGQTLTGQNLTGHDPGQPARPLPTGHP
- the speA gene encoding biosynthetic arginine decarboxylase; translated protein: MGSKLEQSTAVAQENGDVPSLLVTDGAARSTSVPGLATSAWTIEDSEELYRINGWGEPYFSINAAGHVTVSPKADRGGSLDLFELVNALKQRNLELPLLIRFSDILEDRIERLNACFAKAIARYSYAGTYQGVFPVKCNQHRHLVEDLVRFGKPHQFGLEAGSKPELLIALSLLDTPGALLICNGYKDREYIETAMLAQRLGKLSIIVLEQVEEVPLVIAASRKLKIEPIVGVRAKLSSKGVGRWGCSTGDRAKFGLTIPEILDAVEQLREAGLLHCLQLLHFHIGSQISAISVIKDAIREASQIYVQLAKLGADMRYLDVGGGLGVDYDGSKTNFHASKNYNMQNYANDIVAEVKEACEGQAITVPTLISESGRAIASHQSVLIFDVLGISEVPTETPDPVQSGDHLIVRNLYETYQSISEENYQEAYHDATQFKEEAISLFAFGYLSLRDRAKAERLYWACCRKIQQIVRQQDYVPDDLEDLEKIMASIYYINLSVFQSVPDSWAIDQLFPIMPIHRLDEEPTERATLADLTCDSDGKIDQFIDLRDVKSVLELHPLKPGEPYYLGLFLGGAYQEIMGNLHNLFGDTNAIHIKLTPKGYAIEHVVKGDTMTEVLSYVQYNSEDLVENIRKQTEQALQDHRITLQESQLLLSNYERSLSRYTYLTHEYP
- the ndk gene encoding nucleoside-diphosphate kinase, which encodes MERTFIAIKPDGVQRGLVGEIIGRFERKGFTLVGLKLLNVSQELAESHYAVHRERPFFKGLVEYITSGPVVAMVWEGDGVVAAARKLIGATNPLTAEPGTIRGDLAINIGRNLIHGSDAIETAQQEIGLWFTDAELVGWEPTLSPWLHE
- a CDS encoding LmeA family phospholipid-binding protein, producing the protein MLGTLPFPGQAQGGERLLSQVVTRAIAALFRRTEHLEATVRVEPMAKLLQGSVDGFELLGKGMLMYNGLRIEAMELYLEAVAIDFGGILRGQVHLRQPTQATMRVVLTEADLTTAFNTPFVVEKLQRLQYEGKPLYFRETVMTIDGETKSLRLQTQIQVGNADQPLAVDLTTQLAIEARRKLQFVEVEYRGEPAAIALGQALIAHVNQLLDLDKFALDGTQLRVDRARIQPHTIVFYGTARIDHFPQSKRQAA
- a CDS encoding DEAD/DEAH box helicase, giving the protein MTFETLGLSTEILRAVADQGYSEPTPIQQQAIPLILQGRDLLASAQTGTGKTASFTLPLLHRLGSNRRPQRRSSSPRALILVPTRELAAQVGESVQAYGQYLPMRSAIVYGGVKIGPQIQKLRRGVDILIATPGRLLDHLGQGTVTLEQVEMLVLDEGDRMLDMGFLPDIRKILAQLPQTRQTMLFSATFSPAVKKLAADLLTDPVQVEVAPHNTAAETVEQLIHPVDRHRKRELLSHMIGYRNWGQVLVFTRTKHGANRLAEQLAKDGLKTEAIHGNKSQAARSRALAKFKQGAVQVLVATDIAARGLDIDHLPHVVNFELPMVPEDYVHRIGRTGRAGKAGQAISLVSPEEYTLLKGIERLLKRNLPKDVVPGYEPTTPLPAGVEMCSRKRSPHPRYRGNRDQGRGVTRPTRLPEGDLMRSSRSSVPVKPAKVPTPRFSGTDAARSSDKHMHSA
- a CDS encoding glycosyltransferase family 4 protein, which codes for MQLIVEGWRFIPHSYAIVNQFQLLALQAYPQLELFHQDAPFAVADWQPVRGLMRPEQEAAIAAIPAPQPGQVADATLRLYGPFNFAAAPSQRTLVCAVTEWGKVTAVMQRAMKIASLKDLVLDPRVTIVTPSVWSQAGLVFSGIDPDRIVIIPHGFDPDLYHPVEEAERQALRCQLGWQDEFVFLNVSVMSNRKGIGLLLKAFAQIVQHYPQARLVLKGREAIFGSRQSIAASSRAILSTAEADRVRPRCQYMGDTLAFAEVAKLYQAADVYVAPYVAEGFNLPVLEAAACGLPVICTQGGPTDDFTHPDFALTIKSQRRAIELEGEERYGLFPDLEHLISLMQTAIEHSAFMAQARQRGPAFVRERFTWQHVVEQLLQVMAPSEGSPSQK